In Schistocerca americana isolate TAMUIC-IGC-003095 chromosome 7, iqSchAmer2.1, whole genome shotgun sequence, a single genomic region encodes these proteins:
- the LOC124623142 gene encoding LOW QUALITY PROTEIN: putative nuclease HARBI1 (The sequence of the model RefSeq protein was modified relative to this genomic sequence to represent the inferred CDS: inserted 2 bases in 1 codon): MNQLLLTLRYFASGDFLISVRDFAGIDKGTASRIIKKVSVSIACLAPAFIKFPNTQEEIAKVQENFFRIASFPRVCGATDCTXIRIECPDGDKAEEYRGRKGYFSLHVQTVASYDLKIFDIVCRWPGSAHDQTIFNHSRLKARLESGEIGNRVLLCDSGYAACHYLLPPIANPRTRAENLYNESHIPLLIRTRNVVERSYGVSKKRFPVLSNGITLQTERAEAIIVACAVLHNMAIDTNEGLLPLNPVFQAAIDMSIAACKEHYCEVPDTCVADGLPPGLSAPSMSTVEEKN, from the exons ATGAACCAATTACTATTAACACTAAGATATTTTGCCTCAGGCGATTTTCTGATATCTGTTAGAGATTTCGCTGGAATCGACAAGGGGACAGCCAGCAGAATTATTAAAAAGGTTTCAGTGTCCATTGCTTGCCTAGCACCAGCATTCATCAAATTTCCGAACACGCAAGAGGAAATTGCAAAAGTACAGGAGAATTTCTTCAGAATAGCGTCATTTCCAAGAGTTTGTGGCGCCACAGATTGCAC AATAAGAATTGAGTGTCCAGATGGTGACAAAGCGGAAGAATATAGAGGAAGAAAAGGATATTTTTCTTTGCATGTGCAAACAGTGGCCAGCTATGATTTAAAAATATTCGACATTGTCTGTAGGTGGCCAGGTTCAGCACATGATCAGACCATTTTCAATCATTCTAGGCTGAAAGCTCGGCTTGAAAGTGGTGAAATTGGTAATCGTGTGTTGTTGTGTGATTCTGGTTATGCAGCGTGTCATTATCTTCTTCCTCCGATAGCCAATCCAAGGACAAGAGCTGAAAATCTTTACAATGAATCacatat tcctttgctgataaGAACAAGAAATGTGGTAGAGAGGTCGTACGGTGTTTCGAAGAAACGTTTTCCAGTTCTATCTAACGGAATAACACTACAGACTGAAAGAGCCGAGGCAATAATTGTTGCATGTGCTGTGCTGCACAATATGGCAATAGACACGAATGAGGGATTGCTTCCTCTGAATCCTGTATTCCAGGCAGCCATTGATATGTCTATTGCTG CATGCAAAGAACATTATTGTGAGGTACCTGATACATGTGTAGCTGATGGACTACCTCCTGGATTATCTGCCCCCTCTATGTCAACTGTTGaagaaaagaattaa